One Pseudoalteromonas rubra genomic window, ATTTTATATGGCGTACAAGGGACTGGTAATGGTCATATTACCCGCGCCCGGGTGATGGCAGAGTGTTTTACGCGTTTGGGCATTGATGTCGATTATGTGTTTTCAGGTCGTCCCGACGAGCGTTACTTTGATATGTCGGTGTTTGGCGACTATCAAACTCGTCGCGGGATCAGCTTTGCGACCCGTCATGGCCGGTTGCATTACCAGGGGACGCTTCAGCAATTACGTGTCGGGCGCTTTGTGAAGGATGTGCAGCGCTTTGATATGCGTGGCTACGATATGGTCTTTAACGATTTTGAGCCGGTAACGGCCTGGGCGGCACGCCGAGCCAAGGTGCCTGTGGTTGCTATGAGTCATCAAAGTGCTTTCTTATCACCCAAAGTGCCCATCTTTGGCGGCAACTTTATGCTGCGTTCGTTAATTCGCTGGTTCGCGCCGGCAGACATTCACCTGGGTGTACACTGGCAACCTTTTGCCCAAAACATCGTGCCGCCTTTGATTCCTTATCAGTTGGGGGATTTTGGCAATCAGTCTATTGCTAATAAAGTACTGGTTTATTTGCCCTTTGAAGATCTGTCACATATCGTCGAGTTGCTTAAAGACTTTCCTGACCGGGAGTTTTACTGCTATCACCCGGATGCACACGACACGTCACTGAATCACATTCATCTGCGCGCGCCGTCGCGAGATGGGTTCATTGCTGACTTAGCCAATGCGTCCGGAGTGGTGGCCAATGCCGGGTTTGAATTGTCCAGTGAAGCGCTGAAGTTTGGTAAAAAGCTGCTGTTAAAGCCATTACAGGGGCAGTTTGAACAGCAAAGTAATGCCATGACCTTACAGTCGCTGGGATTAGCCCAGGTAATGAATTACCTGAATTCAGAGGCGCTGGACGAATGGTTAGAATCACCGGGTGGACAGCAAATTAATTTCCCCAGTGATGCTACGCCATTGGCGTTGTGGCTGACAAAGGGACAGTGGCATAATGTCAATGAGTTACATGATACGCTCTGGCAAGCAGTGCTCAGTAAAGCACCAAAAGCCGCTTAATTAATGCGCATTTAGTAATAAAGTCGTGCAAAAATAGCAAATAGTGCGCGGCGTTGCTGACGGAATAATCTATACTCTATTGCAGGTCTTGTAATAATTGGGTAACCGTATGGCATTTCTGGAAAATCTGACCATCAAGCGGCGCTTGCAGTTAAATGCGCTGGTGGTGGGTGTGGCTTTAGTCGTTATGCTGGCAGTGATCATGATCGAAGCCAGTACCATGCGTAAACTGAATGAAACCATTCAGTATGCTGAGGAGCTTGAACTTCATGAGCTCTCAATGCGCAAACATGAAAAGAACTTTTTGTTCTATAAAGATACAGAGGCACTGGATTTGTATGCTAAGGACTACAGTGAGTTGCAACGTAAAGCTGGCCTATTGGCCGAGATATTTTCCGAGTTTGGTATCAGCGACAGTAACTTACGTGAGTTCGAACGTCTTGCGCAAACCTACGTAGATGATTTCAATCACGTTGTTGAGTTACAAAAAAGCATAGGACTGCATCCAAAGGATGGCCTCTATGGCGCGCTTCGTGGCGCTGTGCACGAGGTAGAGACCATGCTCAAACAGCGGTCACGTAATGACCTGCTGGTCAGTATGTTGATGCTCCGACGAGCAGAGAAAGATTTTATGTTGCGACTGGATCTGAAATACCTCAAAAAGTTTGACGATCAAATCAGCAAATTTGAGGGCCAGGTCAAAGCCGCTGGCTTTGATGCGCAGTATGAGCGTCAGATCCAGACCCTGATTAAGCAATATCAAACTCGCTTCAGAAATTTAGTCGATGCACAGACCAAGCTTGGGCTGGATCTTCAAAGTGGTGCCCTGGGCAGCATGAAGAAAAGCGTTGAGCAAAGTGATGCTGTCGTCGTACGAATTGTCGAGCAGGCAAAACAAGCTGTCACAGATAATACGCAAATGGCGCAAATGGCTGCCCTGATCATTTTTGTGGTGGCCTCTGTGGTGGTGATGCTACTGGTGCTGTCGACCAGCCAGTCAATTATTCGTCCGGTTGAGCGGGTTTATCAGACCATAGAGCGGATCCGTCGCGAGAATAATTTACGCATCCCTATCGAACAGACGGGTAACGATGAAATTACCTTGATGACCAAAGACTTTAATAGTCTGATTGGCGACTTTAAAGAGTTGATTGGTGATGTAAACAGCGCGCTTGCGATCATCAATGATGCAACCCACCATTTATCAGATACCACAGCACAGACCAGTGCAGGCATGACTGAGCAGTTGCACGAGGCCGATATGGTGGCAACGGCGGCCACTGAGATGCAGGCTACGATCCAGGATATTTCGCATAATACCGAAGCGGCTGCAGATAAAGCGGAGTCAACCAACAAGAATGCACAGTTAGGGCGCTCTGAGGTGACTGCAACGATAGAGCATATTATGCAGCTGTCTGAATCGCTGGGTGGTGCATCCGACGTGGTGGGCCAGTTAGAACGCGATGGCGAAACGATAGGCTCGGTACTGGATGTGATCCGCGGTATCGCAGAGCAAACGAACCTGTTGGCACTGAATGCGGCGATTGAAGCGGCCCGTGCCGGTGAGCAAGGTCGTGGCTTTGCTGTGGTCGCGGATGAAGTGCGCTCGCTGGCGCAACGTACTCAGGATTCGACGCAGGAAATAGAAAGTATTATTTCGACCTTGCAACAGCGTACCCGTGAAGTGGTTAATATTATGGAGCAGTGTCGTGAGCAGGGTAATGAAAGTGTGGCACAGGCCGAACGCGCAGGCGATCTGCTCGGTATGATCACCGAAGATGTGCAAACGATTATGGAAATGAGCACCCACATTGCCACCGCGATAGATGAGCAAAAACAGGTTGCCTCTGAAGTGAACAAAAACGTGGTGAAGATCCGTGACATTGCCCAGGTGGCGTCAGATCATGCTAGCAGTAATGCACAAAGCAGTGAGGAACTCTCAGAGCAGGCGCGTAATTTATACGAGTCGGTGGAAAAATACCAAGTCTAGTGCCAACCCGGTTCACCGGGTTGGGTAAAAGAAAAGGCGACTACAGGTCGCCTTTTTTGTGCGTATCACAGTGGATCAGGGGGTAAACTTAATGGGCACATCGTGGCGTGCAGACACACGCTGCTGATAAAGTTGCCATAGCTCATCCTCTTGCTCACAGAGCTTTCGCAGGTATTGCCAGCTAAATAGCCCCGAGTTATGACCGTCATCGAATACCAGTCTGACTGCATAATGGCCGATCGGCTCAATCTGGCTGATGGCCACATCCTGCTTATTGAGGACCAGCTGCTGCTGACCGGGACCATGTCCCTGGACCTCAGCTGACGGGGAGTGGACCCGCAAAAATTCGGCGCTGAGTGTGTGCGTCAGACCATCATCAAAGTACACATCAAGCCGACTTTGTCGGGTGTGGTAATGCAGTTTGGTAACTTGATACATAGGCATAAAAAAGCCCGATCAGTGATCGGGCGGGATTCCGTTAAAGAATAAAGCGGCTCAGATCTTCGTCCTGTACCAGCATATCTAAATGCTTGTCGACATAGGCGGCATCTATCGTTAGTGACTCACCGGCTTTATCGGAGGCATCGAAAGAGATCTCTTCCATTAGCTTTTCCATCACAGTGTGCAGACGACGGGCACCAATGTTTTCTGTTTTCTCATTCACCTGCCAGGCAGCCTGTGCAATGCGCTCAATGGCATCATCACTGAATGCGATGCTGACACTTTCTGTGTCCATCAGGGCTTGTTGTTGCTCCGTGAGTGACGCATGTGGTTCAGTCAGAATGCGTTTGAAATCTTTTGCTGTAAGTGCTTCGAGCTCAACACGGATCGGTAAGCGACCTTGCAGCTCAGGAATAAGATCAGAAGGCTTCGCCATCTGGAATGCCCCTGAAGCGATAAACAGGATATGGTCCGTTTTTACCATGCCATGTTTGGTGCTGACGGTAGAGCCTTCAATGAGTGGCAGCAGGTCGCGCTGAACCCCTTCACGACTGACATCGGGTCCAGAAGCTTCGCCACGCTTACAAATTTTGTCGATTTCATCAATGAACACGATACCATTTTGCTCAACGGCAAAAATCGCCTGCTCTTTTAGCTCTTCCGGGTTGACCAGCTTCGCGGCTTCCTCTTCAATCAACAGCTTGAAGGCTTCTTTGATTTTTAGCTTGCGGCTTTTCTTTTTGTCGCCTGACAGATTCTGGAACATGCCCTGCAACTGATTGGTCATTTCTTCCATGCCTGGCGGTGCCATGATCTCAACCTGAGGAGAGGTTTCTGCCACTTCAATGTCGATCTCTTTGTCATCCAGCTGACCTTCACGCAGTTTCTTACGGAATACCTGACGTGTAGAGCTGTTATCACTCTGTTGTGTTTCGCCCCAGGCATCTTTGGCTGGTGGCAGTAGTGCATCTAAAATGCGTTCTTCAGCGGCTTCTTCTGCGCGGTGTTTGTGCTTCTTGGTTTGCTGCTCGCGTGTCATTTTAAAAGACACTTCAACCAAATCGCGGATGATGGTTTCGACTTCTTTACCCACATAACCGACTTCGGTGAACTTAGTCGCTTCAACTTTGATGAATGGCGCGTTTGCGAGCTTAGCCAGTCGGCGGGCGATTTCGGTCTTACCCACACCCGTAGGACCAATCATTAGAATATTTTTTGGGGTGACTTCAGTACGCAGCTCTTCAGCAAGCTGCATGCGACGCCAGCGGTTTCTGAGCGCGATGGCGACGGCTTTCTTCGCTTTGTCCTGACCAATAATATGCTGGTCCAGCTCATGGACGATTTCTCTTGGGGTCATTGCTGTCATGGCAATTCCTATTACAATTCTTCGATGGTTTGGAAATTGTTGGTAAAGACGCAGATATCGCCTGCGATTTTAAGGCTCTTTTCCACAATTTCTCGGGCACTCAGGTCGGTGTTCTCAATCAGCGCAGTGGCTGCTGCCTGAGCAAAGTTACCACCACTACCGATGGCGATTAGATCGTGCTCTGGCTGAACAACGTCACCATTACCTGTGATGATCAATGATGCTGTCTCATCGGCAACGGCCAGCAGAGCTTCCAGTTTGCGCAGTGCTCTGTCGGTTCGCCAGTCTTTTGCCATTTCAACGGCCGCACGGGTGAGGTGACCCTGGTGCATTTCCAGTTTGGTTTCAAAGCGTTCAAACAGGGTGAAGGCGTCGGCAGTGCCACCGGCAAAGCCTGCAAGTACCTTACCGTTGTAGAGGCGACGCACTTTTTTAGCGTTGCCTTTCATTACCGTATTGCCAAGTGATACCTGGCCATCTCCGCCAATTACGACTTTGTCGCCTCGGCGAACACTCACGATAGTTGTCATAGTATTCCTTAATCAGGAGGCACATGCCTCAAGTATAAAATCAATTAGGGTAGAGATAGGGACGATTTCACTAAGATCAAGTCCACTTCCAGATCCCACAGCTGACGATGTTTATCCGCTCCAGCTTATTTTTGTCGCTCTCAGCGCCCCGTTTGGTGTCATAGGGACCAAGACGCACCCGGTACCAGACACCATTGGAGCCTTCTGTGCGACGGATCTCAGCGATCAGGCCGGCAAACGCCATCTTGGCTTTCATTTGTTCTGCCTGCTTATAGGTTCTGAATGATCCACATTGCATCTGGTAGGGGCCCTTACTCTCAATTTTCTTGACCTCGACTTTCACCTCATGATCTTTAATGTCTTTGATGAAGTCAGGCGGGCGTGGCAGGTCTTTTTCGACTTTCGGTTGCGCAGTTGTCTGTGCGGGCGTTGGGCTGACAGGCTGTGCCTCTGGTTCGCCGTGCTGCTTGATGTACCACAGGCCATAACCAAAGGCACCGATCAACACCAGTGTCAGCGCAGCAAAATATTTTGGAAAGGGTTTGGCGGTCTTTCCTTTGGCGGCTTTTTTGCCGCCCGGCTTTTTATTTATATAGTCGTGTTGTGCCATAACGTTTTTTAATAGGTATCCATAGGGTCAACGTCAATACTCCAGCGCACCCGGTTGGCGAGTTTATGCTGGCCAATATAATCAGCCAGTTGTGCCAGGTATTGATGCAGTACTTTGCGTTGCGCTGCCTGAATATGCAATTGATATCGGTACTTTCCGGCCAGGCGTTCCATCGGCGCGGGGATCGGTCCGAGTAATTGTATACCAGGGTAGGGGGTGGCTGGAACCAGATCTGATAAAAACGCCATAACCAGTTTTGCGTTGGTGGCTTCCGCACGGATCAAAGCTAGGTGGCTGTAGGGAGGCATCTGGGTTTCCTCGCGTTCGCGCAATGCATAGCGGGCAAAATCCTGATAGCCGTTGTTGACCAGATCCTGTAACAAAGGATGCTCCGGGAAGTGGGTTTGCAACAGCACGGTGCCGGCTTCGCCGCTGCGCCCGGCCCGCCCAGCGACTTGGGTAATGAGCTGCGCCATGTGCTCCGTGGCGCGAAAATCGCACGAATACAAGCCGCTGTCCACGTCGAGGATCACCACCAGATTGACGTCAGCGAAATGGTGCCCCTTGGCGAGCATCTGAGTGCCAATGAGCAGTCGCGCACCGCCCTGGTTAATTTCATCCAGCACGGTTTCGAGGCTGCCTTTGCGCCGGGTTGAATCCCGATCTATACGGTGCACCGGAAAATCAGCAAATTGCTGGGATAAAAACTCTTCCAGTTGTTCTGTGCCATATCCCGTGGGCATGATCTGAGTGCTGCCACAGTCAGGGCATTGCACGGGCACAAACGCTTGTTCAGAGCAGTGGTGACAGATCAGCCGGCTAAGGGATTTATGATAGGTGGCGCTGGTACTGCAGCGGGTGCAATTGCTCAGCCAGCCACATTCATGACAGATAAGTGTCGGGGCAAAGCCACGCCGATTGAGAAATACCATCACCTGTTGTCCGCGTGCCAATGTGGCAGCCATGGTATCCACACTGGTCTTGGCAAATCCGGATTGCTCCGCCTGACCTTTCATATCAACCAACATGAAGCGGTTATCTTGCTGGGTTTGTGCTCGTTTGGTGAGTGGCAGCAATTGATAGCGATTTTGCAGCGCTTTTTGCAGGGTTTCCAGTGCTGGGGTGGCAGTGCCGAGGATTAAAGGAAAGCGACCTTGTGCAGCACGGTAGGCCGCCAGATCACGGGCATGGTAGCGCAACCCGTCTTGTTGTTTGAACGAACCGTCGTGTTCTTCATCGACCACTATCATGCCCAGTGTCTGAAAGGGCAAAAAGATGGCTGAGCGGGTACCAATTACCAGAGCCGACTCTCCCAGCTCGGCGCGACGCCAGGTGTGTAAGCGTTCATTGTCGGTCAGATTAGAGTGCCAAAGATCAATGGGTAATCCCTCGAAGCGGCGTTTAAAGCGGTTAACTGTCTGTGGCGTCAGCCCTATTTCTGGTACCAGCACAAGCGCCTGTTTACCACTAGCTAAGATGACTTCGAGGCTTTGCAGGTACACTTCGGTCTTACCACTGCCTGTCACACCTTCGAGTAAAAAGGTACGAAACCCGGTCTCACTGTTGATTGCACTGCAGGCGGTAGCCTGCTCCGGATTAAGCCTGGGCTTACTGCCCAACTGTAAC contains:
- the hslV gene encoding ATP-dependent protease subunit HslV translates to MTTIVSVRRGDKVVIGGDGQVSLGNTVMKGNAKKVRRLYNGKVLAGFAGGTADAFTLFERFETKLEMHQGHLTRAAVEMAKDWRTDRALRKLEALLAVADETASLIITGNGDVVQPEHDLIAIGSGGNFAQAAATALIENTDLSAREIVEKSLKIAGDICVFTNNFQTIEEL
- a CDS encoding MJ1255/VC2487 family glycosyltransferase; its protein translation is MKILYGVQGTGNGHITRARVMAECFTRLGIDVDYVFSGRPDERYFDMSVFGDYQTRRGISFATRHGRLHYQGTLQQLRVGRFVKDVQRFDMRGYDMVFNDFEPVTAWAARRAKVPVVAMSHQSAFLSPKVPIFGGNFMLRSLIRWFAPADIHLGVHWQPFAQNIVPPLIPYQLGDFGNQSIANKVLVYLPFEDLSHIVELLKDFPDREFYCYHPDAHDTSLNHIHLRAPSRDGFIADLANASGVVANAGFELSSEALKFGKKLLLKPLQGQFEQQSNAMTLQSLGLAQVMNYLNSEALDEWLESPGGQQINFPSDATPLALWLTKGQWHNVNELHDTLWQAVLSKAPKAA
- a CDS encoding methyl-accepting chemotaxis protein; protein product: MAFLENLTIKRRLQLNALVVGVALVVMLAVIMIEASTMRKLNETIQYAEELELHELSMRKHEKNFLFYKDTEALDLYAKDYSELQRKAGLLAEIFSEFGISDSNLREFERLAQTYVDDFNHVVELQKSIGLHPKDGLYGALRGAVHEVETMLKQRSRNDLLVSMLMLRRAEKDFMLRLDLKYLKKFDDQISKFEGQVKAAGFDAQYERQIQTLIKQYQTRFRNLVDAQTKLGLDLQSGALGSMKKSVEQSDAVVVRIVEQAKQAVTDNTQMAQMAALIIFVVASVVVMLLVLSTSQSIIRPVERVYQTIERIRRENNLRIPIEQTGNDEITLMTKDFNSLIGDFKELIGDVNSALAIINDATHHLSDTTAQTSAGMTEQLHEADMVATAATEMQATIQDISHNTEAAADKAESTNKNAQLGRSEVTATIEHIMQLSESLGGASDVVGQLERDGETIGSVLDVIRGIAEQTNLLALNAAIEAARAGEQGRGFAVVADEVRSLAQRTQDSTQEIESIISTLQQRTREVVNIMEQCREQGNESVAQAERAGDLLGMITEDVQTIMEMSTHIATAIDEQKQVASEVNKNVVKIRDIAQVASDHASSNAQSSEELSEQARNLYESVEKYQV
- a CDS encoding SPOR domain-containing protein; its protein translation is MAQHDYINKKPGGKKAAKGKTAKPFPKYFAALTLVLIGAFGYGLWYIKQHGEPEAQPVSPTPAQTTAQPKVEKDLPRPPDFIKDIKDHEVKVEVKKIESKGPYQMQCGSFRTYKQAEQMKAKMAFAGLIAEIRRTEGSNGVWYRVRLGPYDTKRGAESDKNKLERINIVSCGIWKWT
- the hslU gene encoding HslU--HslV peptidase ATPase subunit; the encoded protein is MTAMTPREIVHELDQHIIGQDKAKKAVAIALRNRWRRMQLAEELRTEVTPKNILMIGPTGVGKTEIARRLAKLANAPFIKVEATKFTEVGYVGKEVETIIRDLVEVSFKMTREQQTKKHKHRAEEAAEERILDALLPPAKDAWGETQQSDNSSTRQVFRKKLREGQLDDKEIDIEVAETSPQVEIMAPPGMEEMTNQLQGMFQNLSGDKKKSRKLKIKEAFKLLIEEEAAKLVNPEELKEQAIFAVEQNGIVFIDEIDKICKRGEASGPDVSREGVQRDLLPLIEGSTVSTKHGMVKTDHILFIASGAFQMAKPSDLIPELQGRLPIRVELEALTAKDFKRILTEPHASLTEQQQALMDTESVSIAFSDDAIERIAQAAWQVNEKTENIGARRLHTVMEKLMEEISFDASDKAGESLTIDAAYVDKHLDMLVQDEDLSRFIL
- the priA gene encoding primosomal protein N', whose protein sequence is MRFAEVALKVPLHRTFDYRLEPQQQPCVGGRVRVKFANRACVAIVVALKSHSDVPAEKIKAVESVLDATPVLSLEHLGFLRFGAQYYCHPLGETLFTALPGALREGEQVDKTQVSVLTLTPAGRETTQLRAKKQLALLEQLRSAGDATASELKTLGFSQAQIKALLEKALIQEELRTDTHWQSRPLQLGSKPRLNPEQATACSAINSETGFRTFLLEGVTGSGKTEVYLQSLEVILASGKQALVLVPEIGLTPQTVNRFKRRFEGLPIDLWHSNLTDNERLHTWRRAELGESALVIGTRSAIFLPFQTLGMIVVDEEHDGSFKQQDGLRYHARDLAAYRAAQGRFPLILGTATPALETLQKALQNRYQLLPLTKRAQTQQDNRFMLVDMKGQAEQSGFAKTSVDTMAATLARGQQVMVFLNRRGFAPTLICHECGWLSNCTRCSTSATYHKSLSRLICHHCSEQAFVPVQCPDCGSTQIMPTGYGTEQLEEFLSQQFADFPVHRIDRDSTRRKGSLETVLDEINQGGARLLIGTQMLAKGHHFADVNLVVILDVDSGLYSCDFRATEHMAQLITQVAGRAGRSGEAGTVLLQTHFPEHPLLQDLVNNGYQDFARYALREREETQMPPYSHLALIRAEATNAKLVMAFLSDLVPATPYPGIQLLGPIPAPMERLAGKYRYQLHIQAAQRKVLHQYLAQLADYIGQHKLANRVRWSIDVDPMDTY
- a CDS encoding gamma-butyrobetaine hydroxylase-like domain-containing protein, which codes for MYQVTKLHYHTRQSRLDVYFDDGLTHTLSAEFLRVHSPSAEVQGHGPGQQQLVLNKQDVAISQIEPIGHYAVRLVFDDGHNSGLFSWQYLRKLCEQEDELWQLYQQRVSARHDVPIKFTP